A part of Candidatus Moraniibacteriota bacterium genomic DNA contains:
- a CDS encoding type II/IV secretion system protein, with protein sequence MVKVLPRNASPADFRDEREQQTAKILTTLKRSSEESEAAALAHGARLPYVDLHIFPIDTERASIIPEGDATSLGIALFQKRGKEIRVAILDPDNQKALDYLRAFEEREGLTAKLYVASRPSLEHAWNVYKKPLFLDYLDHLKVNLSDNDLEKFEQEFGNLLALKNRILEIPTTQVLETVMVGAIKLRASDIHLEPEEKNEIRLRYRIDGVLQDIGRFPGSIYPLLLSRVKMLGKMKLNIRDKSQDGHFSLNLDSRKIDIRVSSIPGNFGESLVMRLLDQETALQDISILGLRGLAYEQVERAFQKPTGIVLNTGPTGSGKTTTLYAILRKLNTPETKIITIEDPIEYEIPNITQTQVSRSRNYTFAMGLRSIVRQDPDVILVGEIRDDETANIAVNAGLTGHLVLSTLHTNNAAGSVARLIEMGVRPNTIPNAVNAFIAQRLVRILCPECKESYEPAKETSNSLKEILSLISPKAKIDIPKEIQSLWRPKGCLHCNGTGYKGRIGIFEVLTISDAITEKIVSLASENDIMKEALEDGMVTMAQDGILKAITGDTSLDEVWRVTGQTEFLEDMYDELMSQTLARAFPIEDMILKETEKSLDSFEHFSALVEEAEQREALKYIFSGALITNANDIHIEPQENSVDVRFRIDGVLQTVATLPMNEYPSILGDIKLLSGLRTEERAGIRDSRFMVKTESPLTGTSEQKFDIRVSIILGGFGETVVMRLLNRGAVALDIHTIGIREQTLHHLLDGVKRPTGIILNTGPTGSGKTTTLYSLIDFVKTPEIKIITVEDPIEYQLSGILQTQVNEEGGYTFSSALRSLLRQNPNIVMIGEIRDDETAEIAFQAALTGHLVIATLHTNNAAGSIPRLISMGVRPDDIVNAGGTYMAQRLVRRLCDCKKKAPLDGEIRETVSKVLGMFNEKSAIVVPEIPSEHWVAGSCEKCNGTGYKKRLVLSEVLELDKEIQHLIMSGALNIELEEKAIQNGMITMLMDGVLQALEGETSLDEVLRVVHP encoded by the coding sequence ATGGTCAAAGTTCTTCCTCGCAATGCCTCACCCGCAGATTTCCGTGACGAACGCGAACAGCAAACCGCCAAAATTCTCACCACCCTCAAGCGTTCTTCGGAAGAAAGCGAAGCCGCTGCGCTCGCTCATGGAGCGCGGCTCCCCTACGTTGACTTGCATATTTTCCCCATCGACACAGAGCGTGCATCAATCATTCCCGAAGGAGACGCCACATCACTTGGCATCGCCCTTTTTCAAAAACGGGGTAAAGAAATTCGCGTCGCCATTCTCGACCCCGATAACCAAAAAGCACTCGACTATCTCCGAGCATTCGAAGAGCGTGAAGGACTTACTGCCAAGCTTTATGTTGCTTCACGTCCTTCACTCGAACACGCCTGGAATGTCTACAAAAAACCACTCTTCCTCGACTATCTCGATCATCTCAAAGTCAATCTCTCTGATAATGACCTAGAAAAATTCGAACAAGAATTTGGCAATCTTCTCGCCCTCAAAAATCGCATTCTCGAAATTCCCACAACGCAGGTACTCGAAACCGTCATGGTCGGCGCCATCAAACTCCGCGCAAGCGACATTCATCTCGAACCGGAAGAAAAAAATGAGATTCGACTTCGCTACCGAATCGACGGCGTCCTCCAAGACATTGGGCGCTTTCCCGGGAGTATCTATCCTCTCCTCCTCTCGCGCGTCAAGATGCTTGGAAAAATGAAACTCAATATCCGAGACAAATCCCAAGACGGGCATTTCTCGCTCAATCTCGATTCACGGAAAATAGACATCCGCGTCTCGAGTATACCGGGCAACTTCGGCGAGAGTCTCGTCATGCGACTCCTCGATCAAGAAACCGCCCTGCAAGATATCTCCATACTTGGGCTCCGCGGTCTCGCCTACGAACAAGTCGAGCGCGCCTTCCAAAAGCCAACTGGCATCGTCCTCAATACCGGCCCCACAGGAAGCGGCAAGACCACGACCCTCTACGCCATACTCCGCAAGCTCAACACTCCCGAAACAAAAATCATCACTATCGAAGACCCGATAGAATATGAAATTCCCAACATTACACAGACACAGGTATCAAGAAGTCGGAACTATACCTTCGCCATGGGACTTCGCTCCATCGTCCGTCAGGATCCGGATGTGATACTGGTCGGTGAAATCCGCGATGACGAAACTGCGAATATCGCCGTGAATGCCGGGCTCACCGGTCACCTCGTCCTCTCGACTCTCCACACCAACAACGCCGCTGGCAGTGTTGCGCGCCTCATCGAAATGGGTGTGCGTCCCAATACGATTCCCAATGCCGTAAACGCCTTCATCGCTCAGCGCCTTGTCCGCATCCTCTGTCCCGAATGCAAAGAATCCTACGAACCCGCCAAAGAAACATCGAATTCCCTCAAAGAGATACTTTCACTCATCTCCCCCAAAGCAAAGATAGACATTCCAAAGGAAATACAGAGTCTCTGGAGACCAAAGGGATGTCTTCATTGCAATGGTACTGGCTACAAAGGTCGTATTGGTATCTTCGAGGTCCTCACCATCTCCGATGCTATCACTGAAAAAATCGTCTCGCTCGCAAGCGAGAACGACATCATGAAAGAGGCTCTCGAGGATGGCATGGTCACCATGGCGCAAGACGGCATCTTGAAGGCGATTACCGGTGACACCTCGCTCGATGAAGTCTGGCGCGTCACCGGACAAACCGAATTCCTCGAAGACATGTACGACGAACTCATGTCACAAACACTTGCCCGCGCCTTCCCGATTGAAGACATGATTCTCAAGGAGACAGAGAAGAGCCTCGACTCGTTCGAACATTTCAGCGCGCTCGTCGAAGAAGCTGAGCAACGCGAAGCACTCAAATATATTTTCTCCGGCGCACTCATCACCAATGCCAATGACATTCATATCGAACCGCAGGAAAATTCCGTCGATGTTCGCTTCCGTATCGACGGCGTCCTCCAAACTGTCGCAACACTCCCCATGAATGAATATCCATCGATTCTCGGTGATATTAAACTGCTCTCCGGACTCCGTACCGAAGAGCGCGCCGGCATTCGAGATAGTCGATTCATGGTCAAGACCGAATCACCCCTTACCGGAACGAGCGAGCAGAAATTCGACATTCGCGTCTCTATCATTCTCGGCGGCTTCGGCGAAACCGTCGTGATGCGACTCTTAAATCGCGGCGCAGTCGCACTCGACATTCATACGATCGGCATCCGCGAGCAAACGCTCCACCACCTCTTGGACGGTGTCAAGAGACCAACCGGCATCATCTTAAACACCGGTCCTACCGGAAGCGGCAAGACAACAACCCTCTACAGCCTGATTGATTTTGTCAAAACGCCGGAGATAAAAATCATCACCGTCGAAGACCCGATAGAATATCAACTTTCCGGAATTCTGCAGACGCAGGTAAACGAAGAGGGCGGCTATACCTTCTCGTCCGCTCTCCGCTCACTCCTGCGCCAGAACCCCAACATCGTCATGATTGGCGAAATCCGCGACGACGAAACCGCCGAAATAGCCTTCCAGGCCGCGCTCACAGGACACCTCGTCATCGCCACCCTCCACACCAACAACGCCGCCGGAAGCATCCCACGCCTCATTTCCATGGGCGTGCGCCCCGACGACATCGTCAATGCCGGCGGCACCTACATGGCGCAGCGCCTCGTCCGCCGTCTCTGCGACTGCAAGAAGAAGGCACCTCTCGATGGGGAGATTCGTGAAACCGTCTCAAAAGTCCTCGGCATGTTCAATGAGAAATCTGCGATTGTCGTGCCGGAAATCCCTAGCGAGCACTGGGTCGCTGGGAGTTGTGAAAAGTGCAACGGCACCGGATACAAAAAACGCCTCGTCTTGAGCGAAGTGTTAGAACTCGACAAAGAGATTCAGCATCTCATCATGAGTGGTGCCCTCAATATCGAACTCGAAGAAAAAGCCATACAAAACGGCATGATCACCATGCTCATGGACGGCGTCCTCCAAGCCCTCGAAGGCGAAACCTCTCTCGACGAAGTGTTGCGCGTGGTGCATCCATGA